Proteins co-encoded in one Synechococcus elongatus PCC 6301 genomic window:
- a CDS encoding DNA adenine methylase, protein MPDPAIAPLKPPLKWAGGKRWLAPKLQELVQGITYDRLVEPFCGGLAVTLSLQPKRALLNDINPHLINFYQQVKAGLEITIPLENDSDLYYQYRQAFNQTELPSALSAQYFYYLNRTGFNGLCRFNSKGEFNVPFGRYKTIHYRYDFSDYSQLFQDYQFYLGDFDQLVVGKQDLIYADPPYDVEFRQYAKEGFTWDDQVRLAQWLASATGPVITSNQATPRVLELYQALGFQVMTCLAPRRIACNGDRSPALEMIAMKGMSQA, encoded by the coding sequence ATGCCTGATCCTGCGATCGCGCCGTTGAAGCCACCGCTGAAATGGGCTGGGGGTAAACGCTGGCTGGCACCCAAACTGCAAGAACTCGTTCAAGGCATCACCTACGATCGCCTCGTTGAGCCATTTTGTGGCGGGCTGGCTGTCACGCTCAGCTTGCAGCCCAAACGGGCGCTTTTGAATGACATTAATCCGCATTTGATCAACTTCTACCAGCAGGTCAAAGCAGGATTAGAGATCACAATTCCCCTCGAAAACGATTCAGATCTCTACTATCAATATCGGCAAGCTTTTAATCAGACTGAGCTACCTTCAGCCCTATCAGCCCAATATTTTTACTATCTCAATCGCACGGGTTTTAATGGCCTCTGCCGCTTCAACTCCAAGGGTGAATTTAATGTCCCCTTTGGTCGCTATAAAACGATTCATTACCGCTACGACTTTTCAGATTACTCCCAACTTTTTCAGGATTATCAGTTCTATCTCGGTGACTTTGATCAGTTAGTAGTCGGCAAGCAAGATCTGATCTATGCTGACCCCCCCTACGATGTCGAATTTCGGCAATACGCTAAAGAGGGATTTACTTGGGATGATCAAGTTCGACTTGCCCAGTGGCTAGCTTCAGCAACCGGTCCGGTGATTACTTCTAATCAAGCAACGCCCAGAGTTTTAGAGCTTTACCAAGCCCTAGGATTTCAAGTCATGACCTGTTTAGCGCCTCGCAGGATTGCCTGTAATGGCGATCGCAGCCCAGCCCTAGAAATGATTGCCATGAAAGGGATGAGTCAAGCCTAG
- a CDS encoding DnaJ C-terminal domain-containing protein, giving the protein MAATDFKDYYATLGVGRAASADEIKKAFRKLARQYHPDMNPGDKVAEARFKEINEAYEVLSDTDKRRKYDQFGQYWSRVGGPTGGPGPGVGFEDFEFGRYGSFDDFINELLGRFGGGATASASAGYRSPGFQDFAGGFGSQATAGARAVNLDAEASISLSLSDAFRGTQKQLRINSEMVEVKVPAGIKAGSKLRLRGKGNIMPNTGKRGDLYLKIEVKPHEFFQLEGDQLSCEVPIAPDEAALGATIAVPTPDGLVNVTIPAGVRTGQSLRLRGKGWPTRTGRGDLLVKVAIAVPKSLTEAERQAYEQLQRSRSTDLRSALMQYSL; this is encoded by the coding sequence ATGGCAGCGACGGACTTCAAAGACTACTACGCAACCCTCGGAGTGGGGCGTGCTGCCAGTGCCGATGAGATCAAAAAAGCTTTCCGTAAGCTGGCTCGCCAGTACCACCCCGATATGAATCCGGGCGACAAGGTTGCTGAGGCACGCTTTAAGGAAATCAACGAAGCTTACGAGGTGCTCTCCGACACCGATAAGCGCCGCAAGTACGACCAGTTTGGCCAATATTGGAGCCGAGTTGGTGGCCCCACAGGTGGCCCAGGGCCTGGGGTCGGCTTCGAGGACTTTGAGTTTGGCCGCTATGGCAGCTTTGATGACTTCATCAACGAACTGCTCGGCCGTTTTGGCGGCGGCGCGACGGCTAGCGCCAGTGCCGGTTATCGCAGTCCTGGTTTTCAGGATTTTGCCGGCGGTTTTGGTAGCCAGGCCACTGCTGGGGCTCGTGCCGTCAATTTGGATGCTGAAGCCAGTATTAGTCTCAGCCTCAGCGATGCTTTTCGGGGGACGCAAAAGCAGCTCCGCATCAACAGCGAAATGGTTGAGGTCAAGGTGCCGGCTGGCATCAAAGCAGGGAGTAAACTGCGCCTGCGGGGCAAGGGCAACATCATGCCCAATACGGGCAAGCGCGGCGATCTCTACCTGAAGATTGAGGTTAAGCCCCACGAGTTTTTCCAGCTAGAGGGCGACCAGTTGAGCTGTGAGGTGCCGATCGCACCGGATGAAGCAGCCCTCGGTGCCACGATCGCGGTTCCCACACCGGATGGCTTGGTCAACGTCACGATTCCGGCCGGAGTTCGCACCGGACAATCCCTGCGGCTGCGGGGTAAGGGCTGGCCAACTCGCACGGGCCGCGGGGATCTGCTGGTGAAAGTGGCGATCGCGGTACCGAAAAGCCTGACCGAGGCAGAACGTCAGGCCTACGAACAGTTGCAGCGGTCGCGCAGTACCGATCTGCGATCGGCACTCATGCAATACAGCCTCTAG